One window of the Thermodesulfovibrionia bacterium genome contains the following:
- a CDS encoding class I SAM-dependent DNA methyltransferase: MVTQDFTAQTKELIDSLKGVCTSYGLGNDGNEFKIITQVFLYKFMNDKFSHEVKRLDPKLKNAENWEQEIAKYSDKQYDMLLMKMSADSAKLKSEHYLSSLHNKQNQEEFAKLFDDTLRDIAIFNNEIFSVKTGTGAKITLFDELSNYITDSSQRDNFCRAIINPLVNFSFEKIFDQKFDFFSTIFEYLIKDYNKDGGGKYAEYFTPHAVSKIMASILVDKPVKNVTCYDPAAGSGTLLMNLAHAIGEDRCTIYSQDISQKSSSMLRLNLILNNLVHSIQNIIQGNTLKEPYHKVSNKLMTFDYIASNPPFKLDFSDFRNDLDSKQNHDRFFAGIPKITPKSKDKMAIYLLFIQHIIFSLSSKGKAAVVVPTGFITAQSGIEKKIREKLVEEKMLRGVLSMPSNIFATTGTNVSILFLDKANTKGDIVLMDASKLGTTVKEGKNQKTLLSSEEEDLIINTFNKHKAVEDFTVVVSYEQIKEKNYSFSAGQYFDVKIEYTDITPKQFTAKMDGFKKSLDSLFAESKDLEKEIKKQLGGLKYG, translated from the coding sequence ATGGTAACTCAGGATTTTACAGCACAAACAAAAGAACTGATTGACAGCCTGAAGGGTGTTTGCACCTCTTATGGTTTGGGAAATGATGGGAATGAATTTAAGATCATCACACAGGTGTTTCTTTATAAGTTCATGAATGACAAGTTCAGCCATGAAGTAAAAAGGCTTGATCCCAAATTGAAGAACGCGGAGAACTGGGAGCAGGAGATCGCCAAATACTCGGACAAGCAATATGATATGCTCCTGATGAAGATGAGCGCTGACAGCGCCAAACTCAAAAGTGAACATTACTTATCATCTCTGCACAATAAACAGAATCAAGAGGAATTTGCGAAACTCTTTGATGACACATTGCGTGACATAGCCATCTTCAACAATGAAATATTCTCGGTCAAAACAGGCACAGGCGCAAAGATCACGTTGTTTGATGAACTGAGTAATTACATCACAGACAGCTCACAACGGGACAATTTCTGCCGCGCCATCATCAACCCGCTGGTGAATTTCAGCTTTGAGAAGATCTTCGATCAGAAGTTCGACTTCTTCTCTACTATTTTTGAATACCTGATCAAGGATTACAACAAAGACGGCGGCGGGAAGTATGCTGAATACTTCACGCCTCATGCGGTTTCAAAGATCATGGCCTCCATATTGGTGGATAAGCCTGTTAAGAATGTTACATGCTACGATCCAGCGGCAGGTTCGGGTACTTTGCTGATGAATCTGGCTCATGCTATTGGCGAAGACCGCTGTACTATTTATTCTCAGGATATTTCTCAGAAGTCGAGCAGTATGCTGCGATTAAATTTGATCTTAAATAACCTGGTGCACTCTATTCAGAATATTATTCAAGGCAATACATTAAAAGAACCTTATCACAAGGTTAGCAACAAGTTGATGACCTTTGATTACATTGCATCAAATCCGCCTTTTAAACTGGATTTTAGCGACTTCAGAAATGATCTGGACTCCAAGCAAAACCATGACCGCTTTTTTGCAGGCATTCCAAAGATAACGCCTAAGAGTAAAGACAAGATGGCAATCTATCTGCTTTTTATTCAGCACATTATCTTTTCACTGTCTTCTAAAGGTAAAGCAGCTGTTGTTGTGCCTACCGGATTTATCACTGCGCAAAGCGGTATTGAAAAGAAGATCCGTGAGAAGCTGGTAGAAGAGAAGATGCTGCGCGGTGTGTTATCTATGCCGAGCAATATTTTCGCTACTACAGGCACGAATGTGTCCATATTATTTTTAGACAAAGCCAATACCAAAGGCGATATTGTGCTGATGGACGCATCTAAGCTCGGCACTACCGTAAAGGAAGGCAAGAATCAGAAAACCCTGCTCTCATCTGAAGAGGAAGATTTAATCATTAATACCTTTAATAAACACAAAGCCGTAGAGGATTTCACGGTTGTGGTTTCTTATGAGCAGATCAAAGAGAAGAACTACTCCTTTAGCGCGGGACAGTATTTTGATGTGAAGATTGAATACACCGACATTACTCCCAAGCAATTCACCGCCAAGATGGACGGCTTCAAGAAGAGTCTGGATTCACTGTTTGCAGAGTCGAAGGATTTGGAGAAGGAAATCAAGAAGCAATTGGGCGGATTGAAGTATGGGTAA
- a CDS encoding restriction endonuclease subunit S, whose product MGKLAVTTLRDKIKIKHGFAFKGELFSSEGDYVVLTPGNFHETGGFKFDPSKAKFYSGEIPSDYICNQGDLIVAMTEQAEGLLGSSAIVPEDNRFLHNQRIGLVTVDSNEIDKLFLYHLLNTKSVRRQLSSSSSGSKVKHTSPDRIYDVIVSLPSLPTQQKIAAVLSALDAKIELNQRINVELESMAKTLYDYWFVQFDFPNAKGKSYKTSGGKMVWNEELKREIPEGWEVGTLLDIADYMNGLPCQKFRPTGKGFLRVIKIKEMRDGLTENSELVRPDIPEKAIIENGDVLFSWSASLEVQIWSGGKGALNQHIFKVISEKYPKSFYFYQLINYLQHFKMMAENRKTTMGHITQDHLKQSRIVLPPKKLTEDLEKIIAPIFEKKINNEIEKQHLTELRDWLLPMLMNGQVKVN is encoded by the coding sequence ATGGGTAAACTGGCAGTAACTACCCTGCGAGATAAAATCAAAATTAAGCATGGCTTCGCGTTCAAAGGTGAACTCTTTTCTTCAGAGGGAGATTATGTTGTATTAACGCCTGGTAATTTTCATGAAACTGGAGGCTTCAAGTTTGACCCAAGTAAAGCAAAGTTTTACAGTGGAGAGATACCGTCAGATTACATTTGCAATCAAGGTGATTTGATAGTTGCAATGACTGAACAAGCCGAAGGCTTATTAGGTAGTTCTGCAATTGTTCCAGAAGATAATCGCTTCCTTCATAATCAACGAATTGGCTTGGTAACAGTGGATAGCAATGAAATTGACAAATTATTCCTGTATCACTTGTTAAATACCAAAAGCGTTCGCCGACAACTCAGTAGCAGTTCTTCTGGCTCAAAAGTAAAGCATACTTCCCCCGACAGAATATATGATGTAATTGTTAGTCTTCCATCTCTTCCCACCCAGCAAAAGATCGCCGCAGTCCTCTCCGCACTGGACGCAAAAATCGAACTCAACCAGCGCATCAACGTCGAGCTGGAGTCTATGGCAAAAACATTGTACGACTATTGGTTTGTGCAGTTTGATTTTCCCAATGCTAAAGGCAAATCCTACAAAACCAGTGGCGGGAAGATGGTCTGGAATGAGGAGTTGAAGAGAGAGATTCCGGAGGGGTGGGAAGTAGGTACACTATTAGACATTGCTGATTACATGAACGGCTTGCCCTGTCAAAAATTTAGACCAACAGGTAAAGGGTTCTTGCGAGTTATCAAAATAAAAGAAATGCGAGATGGTCTTACTGAAAATTCCGAACTTGTCAGACCTGACATTCCCGAAAAAGCAATAATTGAAAACGGTGATGTTCTGTTTTCATGGTCTGCTTCCTTGGAAGTACAAATATGGTCTGGCGGAAAAGGCGCACTCAACCAACATATTTTCAAAGTAATATCTGAGAAATACCCTAAATCGTTTTACTTCTACCAATTGATAAATTATTTACAGCACTTCAAGATGATGGCTGAAAACCGCAAGACTACAATGGGGCACATTACACAAGATCATCTTAAACAAAGTCGCATTGTGCTTCCTCCCAAAAAGTTGACGGAAGACCTCGAAAAGATAATAGCGCCTATCTTCGAGAAGAAGATAAATAATGAAATCGAAAAACAACATCTGACGGAACTCCGCGACTGGCTCCTGCCGATGCTGATGAACGGTCAGGTGAAGGTAAATTAA
- a CDS encoding nucleotide pyrophosphohydrolase, whose product MNLPDIQKTLRKFAEARNWDQFHSPKNLSMALAAEAAELLEIFQWLTEEQSKDIVNSEKEIAQVKEEIADVFIYLVRLADKLNIDIEKEVLAKIALNEKKYPVGLSKDNAVKYNKR is encoded by the coding sequence ATGAACCTCCCCGACATCCAAAAGACCCTCCGCAAGTTCGCCGAAGCCAGAAACTGGGATCAATTCCATAGCCCGAAGAACCTCTCAATGGCGCTTGCCGCCGAAGCGGCTGAACTGCTTGAGATATTTCAGTGGCTGACAGAAGAGCAGTCAAAGGATATCGTCAATTCAGAAAAAGAGATCGCACAGGTTAAGGAAGAGATAGCAGACGTCTTTATCTACCTCGTCCGCCTTGCTGATAAATTAAATATCGACATCGAAAAAGAAGTCCTCGCCAAGATCGCCCTAAATGAAAAGAAATACCCCGTCGGCCTCTCTAAAGACAACGCCGTGAAGTATAACAAGAGATAA
- a CDS encoding type II toxin-antitoxin system HicA family toxin, giving the protein MGPSLKLCSGAEAVKKFKKAGWSAARQKGSHVMLIKPDYQWTLSVPQHKELGPGLLRKLIQQAGLSIEEFNKL; this is encoded by the coding sequence ATGGGCCCTTCTTTAAAACTCTGTTCAGGCGCAGAAGCAGTAAAGAAGTTCAAAAAAGCAGGATGGTCTGCAGCCCGCCAGAAAGGATCTCATGTAATGCTCATAAAGCCTGACTACCAGTGGACATTATCTGTGCCACAGCATAAAGAACTTGGCCCCGGCCTTCTTCGGAAATTAATTCAACAGGCTGGATTATCAATAGAAGAATTTAATAAGTTGTAA
- a CDS encoding type II toxin-antitoxin system HicB family antitoxin has product MKLHINIEQDEAGYFVAEVPALPGCFSQGKTKNEAIANIKEAVEGWIEVMESKQSFDSSRLIEVAV; this is encoded by the coding sequence ATGAAATTACATATAAATATTGAACAGGATGAAGCCGGCTATTTTGTTGCTGAGGTTCCTGCGCTTCCGGGCTGTTTTTCTCAGGGCAAGACAAAGAATGAGGCCATAGCCAATATAAAAGAGGCTGTTGAAGGCTGGATAGAGGTTATGGAGTCTAAGCAGTCTTTTGACAGTTCCCGCCTGATCGAAGTCGCTGTCTAA
- the gltX gene encoding glutamate--tRNA ligase, producing MTEKIRVRFAPSPTGFLHVGGARTALFNWLYAKHNNGTFILRIEDTDRTRSTDEFIDAIIDGMKWLGFSWDEGPFRQTERFDIYKKYVDKLLSEGKAYHCYCSPEELEAKRKEAMKEGRALKYNGKCRGLKEPVVGVEPVVRFRMPQDGQTVVHDLIKGVVEFNNEQLDDLIIQRSDGTPTYNLTVVVDDVDMEITHVIRGDDHLNNTPRQIQIYEALDYAVPKFAHLPMILGADKARLSKRHGATSVTAYRDMGYLPEALVNYLVRLGWSYGDQEVFTKEELIQHFSFEHIGKAAAVFNPEKLDWLNAQYIMGSTPERLAELVMPFLVKDGLLKEGETVDMAWLSKAVLTLKERSKTLVELAESMRYYIAEEIKYDDKACKKFLNKECLELLVELKESLASASDFSAAGLETVFKSIVEKHGANLGKLAQPVRVAITGGTASPGIFEVLEIVGKDKTVKRLEKAVDIIKAS from the coding sequence TTGACTGAAAAGATACGCGTACGATTTGCACCGAGCCCCACAGGTTTTCTGCATGTAGGAGGGGCGAGGACGGCATTATTTAACTGGCTTTATGCAAAGCACAATAACGGCACCTTCATTTTAAGGATCGAAGATACTGACAGGACCCGTTCTACTGACGAATTCATTGACGCGATCATTGACGGCATGAAGTGGCTCGGGTTTAGCTGGGATGAAGGCCCGTTCAGGCAGACTGAGCGCTTTGATATCTACAAAAAATATGTAGACAAACTCTTGTCAGAAGGCAAGGCTTATCACTGTTACTGCTCTCCTGAGGAGCTTGAGGCAAAGCGCAAAGAGGCGATGAAAGAGGGCAGGGCGCTGAAATACAACGGCAAGTGCAGAGGGCTGAAAGAGCCTGTTGTTGGAGTAGAACCTGTTGTAAGGTTCAGGATGCCGCAGGATGGACAGACAGTTGTTCATGACCTGATAAAGGGCGTTGTTGAGTTTAATAACGAACAGCTTGATGACCTCATCATACAGCGATCAGACGGCACTCCGACATATAACCTGACCGTTGTCGTAGATGACGTTGATATGGAGATAACGCATGTTATAAGAGGTGATGACCATCTTAATAATACTCCGAGGCAGATCCAGATATATGAAGCCCTGGATTACGCGGTTCCGAAATTCGCGCATCTTCCAATGATACTCGGCGCTGACAAGGCGAGGCTATCTAAGAGGCATGGCGCGACTTCAGTTACCGCTTACAGGGATATGGGGTATCTTCCTGAAGCGCTTGTAAATTATCTTGTGCGCCTCGGATGGTCTTACGGGGATCAGGAGGTCTTTACAAAGGAAGAGCTTATTCAACATTTCTCTTTTGAACATATCGGAAAGGCAGCTGCTGTATTTAATCCTGAAAAACTTGACTGGCTGAATGCGCAGTATATTATGGGCTCAACGCCGGAGAGGCTTGCTGAGCTTGTCATGCCTTTTCTTGTCAAAGACGGATTGCTCAAGGAAGGAGAGACAGTTGACATGGCATGGCTGTCTAAGGCTGTCCTTACTCTGAAAGAACGGTCAAAGACATTGGTTGAGCTTGCTGAGTCGATGCGCTACTACATTGCCGAAGAGATAAAATATGATGATAAGGCATGTAAGAAGTTCCTTAATAAAGAGTGCCTTGAACTCTTAGTTGAACTGAAAGAGAGTCTGGCTTCAGCTTCTGATTTCAGCGCAGCCGGGCTTGAGACTGTCTTTAAATCTATTGTTGAGAAGCACGGAGCAAACCTTGGAAAACTCGCGCAGCCTGTAAGGGTCGCTATTACAGGCGGAACTGCAAGTCCCGGGATATTCGAGGTGCTTGAGATCGTGGGGAAAGATAAGACTGTTAAAAGATTAGAAAAGGCTGTTGATATTATAAAGGCTTCATAG
- a CDS encoding glutamine--tRNA ligase/YqeY domain fusion protein, with protein MSNNDSPKPSDFIRDMISEDLKLNKNESRVHTRFPPEPNGYLHLGHAKSICLNFGIANEFKGGLCNLRFDDTNPTKEEVEYVEAIKDDVDWLGFDWADREYYASDYFDKLHDYALQLISNGKAYVCDLSAEEMRQYRGTLTEPGIESPFRDRSVAENIALFELMRGGEFEDGSRTLRAKINMSSGNINMRDPVIYRIQKSHHHRTGDKWCIYPMYDFAHCVSDSIEAITHSLCTLEFEDHRPLYDWFLDELNIYHPQQIEFARLNITNTVLSKRKLITLVNEGHVTGWDDPRMPTLSGLRRRGYTPEAIRNFCERIGIAKRNSTVDMALLEHCLREDLNKRAPRFMAVLDPLKVVIENYPEDQVEEFDAVNNPEDESMGTRKVPFSREIYIERDDFMEDPPKKFFRLAPGREVRLRYAYFITCTDVVKDENGVITEIRCKYDPETRGGDSSDGRKVKATIHWVSVSQSLPAEVRLYDHLFSVPEPGEDFIADLNPNSLKTMSFSRIEPALVDAFMCQFERLGYFCIDPQDSFRKKMPVFNRTVTLKDTWAKVNKAENKT; from the coding sequence ATGTCTAATAATGATTCTCCCAAACCATCTGACTTTATCAGGGATATGATCTCTGAAGACCTGAAGCTGAATAAGAACGAGAGCCGCGTGCATACGCGCTTCCCGCCTGAGCCTAACGGCTATCTTCATTTAGGCCACGCAAAGTCCATATGCCTTAATTTCGGCATCGCAAATGAATTTAAAGGCGGGCTCTGCAATCTGCGGTTTGATGATACCAATCCGACTAAAGAAGAGGTTGAATATGTTGAAGCGATAAAAGATGATGTTGACTGGCTCGGCTTTGACTGGGCTGACAGAGAATACTATGCCTCTGACTACTTTGATAAGCTGCATGACTATGCTCTTCAACTTATCAGTAACGGCAAGGCATATGTATGCGACCTGAGCGCCGAAGAGATGAGACAGTACAGGGGGACGCTTACAGAACCGGGTATAGAGAGCCCATTTCGCGATCGTTCAGTTGCGGAGAACATAGCACTCTTTGAGCTAATGAGGGGAGGGGAGTTTGAGGACGGCTCACGCACACTCCGCGCAAAGATAAATATGTCATCAGGCAACATCAATATGCGCGATCCTGTGATATATCGCATACAGAAGTCCCACCATCACAGGACAGGCGACAAGTGGTGCATCTATCCTATGTATGATTTTGCTCACTGTGTATCAGATTCTATTGAGGCTATCACTCACTCGCTCTGTACGCTTGAGTTTGAAGACCATCGTCCATTGTATGACTGGTTTTTGGATGAATTGAATATCTATCATCCGCAGCAGATAGAGTTCGCGCGCCTTAACATAACCAATACTGTATTGAGCAAGAGAAAACTTATCACTCTTGTAAATGAAGGGCATGTCACAGGTTGGGATGACCCCCGGATGCCGACACTTTCAGGCTTGCGCAGGCGCGGGTATACTCCTGAAGCGATCAGGAACTTTTGCGAACGTATAGGCATTGCCAAGAGGAACAGCACTGTTGATATGGCGCTGCTTGAGCATTGCCTGCGAGAAGACCTTAACAAACGCGCCCCGCGTTTTATGGCGGTGCTTGACCCTCTGAAGGTTGTAATAGAGAACTATCCTGAAGATCAGGTAGAAGAGTTTGATGCCGTGAACAATCCTGAAGATGAGAGTATGGGCACGAGAAAGGTGCCTTTTTCGCGGGAGATATATATTGAGCGTGATGACTTTATGGAAGACCCGCCGAAGAAGTTCTTCCGCCTGGCTCCCGGACGTGAGGTGCGTTTAAGGTATGCTTATTTCATAACCTGCACCGATGTGGTCAAGGATGAGAACGGGGTTATCACTGAGATTCGCTGCAAGTATGACCCTGAAACAAGAGGCGGCGATTCTTCTGACGGACGCAAGGTCAAGGCAACGATCCACTGGGTCTCTGTATCTCAATCCCTTCCGGCTGAGGTGCGGCTGTATGATCACCTCTTTTCTGTTCCTGAGCCGGGTGAGGATTTTATAGCAGATCTGAATCCGAACTCGCTTAAGACAATGTCATTCAGCCGTATCGAGCCTGCTCTTGTGGATGCGTTCATGTGTCAGTTTGAGCGGCTCGGCTATTTCTGTATCGACCCGCAGGACTCTTTCAGAAAGAAGATGCCGGTCTTTAACAGGACAGTGACTTTGAAAGATACATGGGCTAAAGTAAATAAAGCGGAGAATAAAACATAG
- a CDS encoding NAD(P)H-dependent glycerol-3-phosphate dehydrogenase translates to MKKIAVIGAGSWGTALAFLLGEKGYDVSLWVYEPELADEIAKSRVNSKFLPDAALPQNITPSSSMRDVMKDAEVVLSVVPTQHTRRVFKEAVSFIPQGAHIVTASKGIENGTLLTVSQIIEEMTGRKASALSGPSFAKEVIKKLPTAVTLACESEETGRLLQKIFNTDHFRVYTNTDVLGVELGGALKNVMAIASGISDGLGLGSSARAALITRGLEEIIRLGIVMGADEKTFRGLSGMGDLVLTCTGVLSRNYTVGTRLGKGEKIKDIISSMAMVAEGVATSESAYELSRKYRVEMPVVEQVYKTINQDKSPRDAVKELMARSLKAEH, encoded by the coding sequence ATGAAAAAGATCGCTGTCATAGGAGCGGGAAGCTGGGGAACCGCGCTGGCATTTCTGCTTGGTGAGAAGGGATATGATGTCTCTCTCTGGGTGTATGAGCCTGAACTTGCTGATGAGATTGCAAAGAGCAGGGTCAATTCGAAATTCCTGCCTGACGCAGCGCTTCCTCAAAACATTACACCTTCAAGCAGTATGCGTGATGTTATGAAAGATGCAGAGGTTGTGCTCAGCGTTGTGCCGACGCAGCATACGAGAAGGGTCTTTAAAGAGGCGGTTTCTTTTATTCCTCAAGGCGCGCACATAGTAACCGCATCCAAAGGTATTGAGAACGGCACACTTCTTACGGTGTCGCAGATAATTGAAGAGATGACCGGACGCAAGGCGTCTGCTCTTTCAGGCCCGAGCTTTGCCAAAGAGGTCATAAAGAAACTGCCGACAGCTGTAACATTAGCATGTGAGAGCGAAGAAACTGGGCGGCTGCTTCAGAAGATATTTAATACCGACCACTTCAGGGTCTATACAAATACCGATGTGCTCGGAGTTGAGCTTGGCGGCGCGCTGAAGAATGTCATGGCTATCGCTTCGGGAATTTCAGACGGCCTCGGCCTCGGCTCAAGCGCAAGGGCTGCGCTTATCACGAGAGGGCTTGAGGAAATAATCCGTCTTGGTATCGTCATGGGCGCGGATGAGAAGACATTCAGGGGGCTCAGCGGCATGGGCGACCTGGTGCTTACATGCACAGGCGTTCTGTCAAGGAATTATACCGTAGGCACAAGGCTTGGCAAGGGCGAAAAGATCAAAGATATCATCTCAAGTATGGCGATGGTAGCTGAAGGTGTCGCCACTTCTGAATCAGCATATGAACTTTCAAGAAAATACAGAGTTGAGATGCCTGTGGTTGAACAGGTCTATAAAACAATTAATCAGGATAAGTCTCCAAGAGACGCGGTTAAGGAGTTGATGGCAAGAAGTCTTAAGGCAGAACATTAG
- the larB gene encoding nickel pincer cofactor biosynthesis protein LarB: MDNKKIIKILESVKAGDVSVMKAMETLKHLPYEDMGFAKVDHHRSLRHGIPEVIYAQGKEIKDIVSISDSILKRSGKLFITKASKPVFQKIEALCRKHKKKAEFYERSGVIVVGGEKKKQGFVAVISAGTSDISVAEEAAVTASFLGSRVEITYDVGVAGLHRLIDAKDSLKDAKVLIVVAGMEGALPSVVGGMTDKPIIAVPTSVGYGVNLGGITTLFAMLSSCVPGIAVMNIDNGFGAGVLAHKINLL; the protein is encoded by the coding sequence ATGGATAATAAGAAGATAATAAAGATACTTGAGTCTGTGAAGGCAGGTGATGTCTCGGTCATGAAGGCGATGGAGACCTTAAAACATCTTCCGTATGAGGATATGGGTTTTGCCAAGGTGGATCATCACAGGTCATTGAGGCACGGCATACCTGAGGTTATATATGCTCAAGGCAAGGAGATAAAAGATATTGTTTCAATATCAGATTCGATCCTGAAACGAAGCGGGAAGCTCTTTATAACCAAGGCATCAAAACCTGTTTTCCAAAAGATAGAAGCTCTATGCAGGAAGCATAAAAAGAAGGCTGAGTTTTATGAGAGGTCAGGTGTGATAGTTGTCGGAGGCGAGAAGAAGAAGCAAGGATTTGTAGCGGTCATTTCCGCAGGCACATCTGATATCTCTGTTGCTGAAGAGGCGGCTGTAACAGCCTCTTTTCTCGGAAGCAGGGTTGAGATAACTTATGATGTCGGAGTTGCCGGCCTGCACAGGCTTATAGATGCAAAGGATTCATTGAAAGATGCAAAGGTGCTGATAGTTGTTGCAGGGATGGAGGGCGCTCTTCCTTCTGTTGTCGGAGGCATGACTGACAAGCCGATCATCGCAGTCCCGACCTCGGTAGGATACGGCGTGAACCTCGGCGGCATTACCACGCTCTTTGCAATGCTGAGTTCATGCGTGCCGGGAATAGCTGTAATGAATATAGATAACGGTTTCGGCGCAGGCGTCTTGGCGCATAAGATAAATTTACTATGA
- the larC gene encoding nickel pincer cofactor biosynthesis protein LarC: MIAYFDCFSGISGDMILGALVDAGVSLEALKKELSKLPVSGYELKVKKVKRSGFSATKVDVVLYNPSQSPLTKGGLKGGQPSAKKWKDVQKIIKTSSLSQDIKAKGLLIFKRLFEAEAKVHGEKIQDVHLHELGAIDCIVDIFGALIGLDMLGITEIYSSPLNVGGGTVKTAHGILPVPAPATLELLKGVPIYSSGVEHELTTPTGAVIISSLSKGFMPFPDMKVSGTGIGAGGKDLKEQPNVLRILIGENTPLPLLKAPTVGLDRGENFPTLKKGEKGGFSDKNITVIETNIDDMNPQVYEYVMKRLFKTGALDVWLTNIIMKKGRPGIKLTVICDDGKRDELSKVIFTETTSIGIRFYTAGREVLAREIKSVKTKFGNINVKVSSLDGKILKTTPEYDDCKKIAKKHGIPLLEVMKKVSGKS; encoded by the coding sequence ATGATCGCATACTTTGACTGTTTTTCAGGGATAAGCGGCGATATGATCCTCGGCGCGCTTGTGGACGCCGGGGTTTCTCTAGAGGCCTTAAAAAAGGAACTCTCTAAACTCCCTGTTAGCGGATATGAATTAAAAGTTAAGAAAGTTAAGAGGTCAGGATTCTCAGCAACAAAGGTCGATGTAGTTCTGTACAACCCCTCTCAATCTCCCCTTACCAAGGGGGGACTTAAGGGGGGTCAGCCTTCAGCTAAAAAATGGAAGGACGTTCAGAAGATAATCAAGACATCCTCGCTGTCACAAGATATAAAAGCGAAAGGTCTATTGATCTTCAAACGGCTCTTTGAGGCTGAGGCAAAGGTTCATGGAGAGAAAATTCAGGACGTTCATCTGCATGAGCTCGGCGCGATTGACTGCATAGTCGATATATTCGGTGCGCTGATAGGGCTTGATATGCTCGGTATCACAGAGATTTATTCTTCTCCTTTAAATGTTGGAGGAGGAACCGTAAAGACAGCACATGGTATATTGCCTGTCCCGGCTCCGGCGACTCTGGAGCTTTTGAAAGGCGTTCCGATCTACTCATCAGGCGTGGAGCATGAGCTTACGACACCGACAGGAGCTGTGATAATATCATCACTCTCAAAAGGATTTATGCCGTTTCCTGATATGAAGGTCTCGGGCACAGGGATAGGGGCCGGCGGCAAGGATTTAAAGGAACAGCCGAATGTGCTGAGAATATTGATCGGGGAGAACACACCCCTGCCCCTGCTTAAAGCACCTACTGTTGGTCTTGATAGAGGGGAAAACTTTCCCACTTTGAAAAAGGGGGAGAAAGGGGGATTTTCAGATAAAAATATCACTGTCATAGAAACCAATATTGATGACATGAACCCTCAGGTCTATGAGTATGTGATGAAGAGGCTGTTTAAGACAGGCGCGCTTGATGTCTGGCTGACAAATATCATTATGAAGAAGGGCAGGCCCGGGATCAAGCTGACGGTTATTTGTGATGACGGCAAGAGGGACGAGCTTTCAAAGGTCATATTCACAGAGACAACAAGCATCGGCATTAGATTTTATACCGCCGGGCGGGAAGTGCTTGCGCGGGAGATAAAATCTGTAAAGACAAAGTTCGGAAATATAAATGTGAAGGTTTCAAGCCTTGACGGTAAGATACTTAAGACAACTCCTGAGTATGACGACTGCAAAAAGATAGCGAAGAAGCACGGCATTCCGCTTTTAGAAGTCATGAAGAAAGTAAGCGGGAAATCTTAA